Sequence from the Nicotiana tomentosiformis unplaced genomic scaffold, ASM39032v3 Un00060, whole genome shotgun sequence genome:
aagataaggacaacttccctgaacatctagtcggggtttgAATCAAAGTTAGGCTTTATCACTTgcgcccgaactaatgcacacatccatgtagACAGCTTCTTCTTGTCCTTCCTTGtatacaccccacacttatcttgtTCACTCGCCGCAGTCTTCTCTTTctcgcccttcactttccacacaACACTAGCAGCTAGCTTCTCCCTCTTTACCCCAGTTTCTACATCCATCTCCAAAATCACAGTCTCCTCGCCTACTCTAAGCATGatttttctctcatgtatatctaatattgctctacccgttgttaggaatggtcttcctaggatgagggggacctcatTCTTCTCTTCCATATTAACCACTATGAAATCCAAAggcaatacaaacttatctacccgaactaagacaacTTTAACTATTCCCTGGGGTATTAGAGTCGTTtcgtctgccagctgcaaagatattggtgcagaccttatctctccaatctccttctccaattTCCTGTAAATTGATAGAGGCATTAAAtgaattgaggcaccagaatcacatagagacttatcaaaattagtaGGCCTAAATACTAAGGTATGGTAacactccctggatctccacacttttgtagGAGTTTGTTTTGAaatattgcactgcaatgctTTGTGAGCTTGAcaactgaggtctcttctattttcctcttctttgtcagtATCTCCTTCAATGACTTGGTATAAGCCGACATTTGTGAGAGCATTTTTGTGAATGGTAGGTTTACATTGACTTGTTTCAAcacatctagaaatctctcaaactgcttgtctaACTTTCCTCGACTCAACTTTTGGGGAAAAAGCAGCACACACATATGCTTGCTCTCATCATGTTCCGCTCTTCAtcatttttcttccttatttttctcAGTTTTCATCGAGCCTTtattctttttatcaacatcaccCTTCAGCTACTTCTCACTTTGTTTTTCAAAGTTCATCTCATTTTGGATCGGGATGGGATCTTttaacacttgcccacttctcagagttaTAGCCATCACAGTTTCTTttggatttctctcagtatcagcggGAAGTGTTCTTGGGCCTCTCTCCGACATTAGCCATCACAGTTTCTTTAATTAAGGGTCGATTTAGATTGAATTTTTGACCCCTATTGTCTTCGATAGTTTCCTCAGTAGCTCTATGGGCTGCCTCAGCAGCTATTCTTGTAGCTGTCTCTACCTCATTGTCATTGTTATTAGCCATGTGTTCTTGGGTTGTAGGTTGCCCCAAGAACCTTACGGTAAACTCTTTCTCCTTCCTCAGTTGCCGTAAGTGTTTTTTAAATTCCGGTTTGTAGGGTATTACTCTCAAGAAGATCGTGTCATACACCACAGACTTAACCTATTTCCTGTACATAAAGGAGAAAcccgtgaagaacaaaataaaagtaaaaataaaaataaattcctgaattagcactacataCTATTTCCAACACTATTAATTTCCAATCCCCGACAACAACACCAAAATTttacgagcgcaaaacacacacttaaattgtgctcgctagttaaagatagtatagtataatatcgtgtccacaaAGATTGGATTTAAACATTATTATTGTAGTTTCTATCTAGATTGCTATTTAGGAGGATAAACAGTTGAGgcttatataattaataatctaaaaactacagctattgactaatgacaatcgcaacaaaggtaagaaaGGGAGTTATCaacgggagaaaatatgggttgataggataggtgcaagataattcacttctaatgttcaagtgagtctctcgaatacacttaattatcagtacaaatgtttagtagaaactcctctctcgattaagtctcaactcacaatatgaaccaatttaagctcagtgaagatatgcaagaattcataatggttggtctttaggagaacctctttcgattatcctcctaactagttttaatcaaggattcaactagcctcttttgattacttggaagaatctatgaactcaaccaacaatatagtgcaaatatatcacaaattatgcctctttcgattacaagaacaagtgaacaaagatgcaacaattaaatcttcaaaaaatgattcaaatatataaaaatagagttataatcaacaaaaaaccatcaatacaccaaatccgtCAAAACCCAAAAGTTTCTACTCCATAggcatggagaagttcttcacaaatgaaataaaagtagagaaaaacataaatacaatccaaaatcggatcttgagtgaggaaggaatgatgaaatccttgtgcttgtatttttcaaactcctccttagcctccttggcctCCCTAGGTCGAAAGCTATCCAAAAGGCCTTCTAAAATGGTATTTTAGGGTATTTAATCCACCCCAAAACAAAAATGGATGAAACTACCCGTTTCTTAGCAAAATAGGACTCTTCACGGATAGGAAATGCACAGTCGTGCACCTAAGGACTTGGTCGCGCACTTGGTCGCGCATTTTGCACACCGTTCTGTGCCAAGTGCGCGCCCAAGCGCGATCGCGCACTTGTCGCGCACCTGGGTGGTATCAGTTGGGAATTTGGGAAactgtaaaacatgaaagttgtagtgattttaaatagctttccaatgatatattgtgAGATAAATGTTATGTGCAATTTACTGGACAAtgcgcaatatgcctgctcgattcttcgttgcgttcttaaagtgcactatcatcGGTTTATCCCCGAACACTATCCTAACTTACTTGGGCTTTtttcagacttcaaagctccgaAATAGCACGAATTCATTacacaacatctacatagattGGAATCACTcgtacaaggcataaaacacacaattagtgcaaaatactagccattaaagctccaactcaattaaagtgcagtaaaccAGAGttcaataagtgactaaaacacaagattatagcCGACCattaacaccccacacttaaaccattgatcgtcctcgagcaatcaacccacactttatatagacacgacctttttaaaaaTCTCCCCTAaatcattacaccaagaatatttaaaataaactaagcacaatagtgtagcCTTTTCATTTCAAGAATTGACTCACAAGTACTACGCATTATTCAAaacttactcacttactctaacatagaggtctaTGATATTACATTTTGttcatgaatcaagtgctctCACACAACAATgaagagtagttccacacacaatagacATCAAGAACAACTAGGAGCTCAAGATAGGCTTTCCCATAGTGTATTACTCAACTAAtggagctcattcagtcaaggatcaaatagtactttaattggttgtaatataggttgtgggacgggtaggataaattcagatataagagtaactacacctccctaagaactTTCAATACAAATATTTAACATTTAAACTCCACAcgtatgtcaaaccataactccaccttcacatccgtATACGTcgactcccaacttctttaagcacaaatacatcaagagttaccactattaatgaatataaactatttgttttcttcaatttctttttcgattcaagtggctcatactttttcacaacaacgcacctttctccttatttcaatagttccactcaaaagccaaaccaaccaccccatacTTCAAATTTTACATAGTTCATACCAATtttaagtgctcatgagaggtaaatggttcaaatagatggtcaattcaaacaaaagggTAAGGCTGGTagtgtggttaccaaagaaatgGGATtgcaggctcaacggggttaactacgatacataaccaTTTGGTGGGTAACATATATACTTGGCTAAAataatgcctatatcacttccaagaccgAACAAATCtactatttctctttgcaaatacacggggcaagttctagacatcaattgCACTGCACATAATACACAAATCCTCACATACaaatggcacataactcactcaggatcggactcatcaagacaatctaatcaaagtagttaagcaaagataagttcatacaatttaaggtacttatacaagagtaaaaaactgTGCATAAGCGTCAAAACTAAAGTACTTACTATTCTCAaagcataataaagtcaagagatattgctttcatttaaaatcaTAGCATAAgatctcctactcctaaaaatatgaccaagtgttagaccacctctaATCACATCACAAGTTGTACTTGTGCATATttttatcaatgggagaaaatatgggttgataggatatgtgcaagataattgtttgggatctaattctagataattcacttctaatattcaagtgagtctctcgaattcacttagtTATCAAtacaaatgtttagtagaaactcctctcttgattaagtttcaacctcacaatatgaaccaattttatctcggtgaagatatgcaagaattcgtaatggattgttctttaggagaacctctttcgattatcctcctaactaggtttaatcaaggattcaactagcatCTTTttattacttagaagaatctatgaactcaccCAATAACATAGtgaaaatatatcacaagttatgcctatttaaattacaagaacaagtgagcatagatgcaacaattaaatcttccaaaaataatttaaatacataaacatagagttataatccacatacaactatcaatacaccaaatccatcaaaacccaaatggttctactccatagacgTGGGGGAtttcttcacaaatgaaacaaaaatagaggaaaacataaatacaatccaaacctagatcttgagtgaggaaggaaggatgaTATCCTTCTGCTCTAGCTTCTCCTTTTTGTCCTTAGCGTCCCTAGGTCGTAGGTATGTCAAAAGTGGTTATAAAATGGTGTTTTGGGGGTATTTAATCCGCCCCCAAAACAAAAAAggatgaaactacccttttcTTAGCAAAATAGGACTCTTCTCGGACAGTACCTGCATGGTCGCACATTGTGCACACCGTTCTGTCCCAAGTGCGCGCCCAATGCACGATCACGCACACCTGGGTGGTATCAGTTCGGAATTTGGGAAATTGTAAACCagaagttgtagcccttttaaatagccttccaacgatatattgtggagcccaaatggATTTCTGAGAAAAACGTTATGTGTATTTCACTGGACAATGCGCAATATGCCTTCTCGATTCTTCGTTGcgttcttaaagtgcactatcatccCTTGATCCTCGTACATGCTCCCAACTTAATCTTTGGGCTTTCACTCAGACTTCAAAGATCCAAAATAGCATTAATTCATTTCACAATATCTACATAGaccggaatcactcctacaagacataaaacacacaattagtgcaaaacactagcgattaaagctccaactcaatcaaagtgcagtaaattaaagtgcaataagcgactaaaacagaagattatagcctaccataaacaccccacacttaaaccattgttcgtcctcgagtaatcaaaccacactttatatagacacgacctttttaaacaactccccTAACTCATTataccaaaaatatttaaaatagactaagcacaatagtgtaacattttcacctcaagaattgactcacGAGTGCCACACATTATTCACCACTTAATCACTTACTTTAACATAGAGGTtcatgacattacctttccttcacgaAGCAAGTGCTCTCACACAACAAtcgagagtagttccacacacaatagacATCAAGAACAACTAGGACCTCAAGAtaaaaagaattcactcactctcggaaaaacattcatatgccacaaaagattaACCATAGCGTATTActcaactaatcgagctcattcagtcaaatatcaagtaggactttaaatgGTTGAATATAGGTTGCGGGACGGGCATGATACATTTATATATAAGAGTGtatacacctccctaagcacttttaatacatatacttaacCTTTAagccccacacttatgtcaagaCATAGCTCCACCTTTACTTCTGTATATGTcgactccctacttctttaagaacatatacatcaagagttaccactattaATGAATATaaacattttttttattttctttttcgatTCAAGTGGCTCATACTTTTTCACAACAGTACACCTTtatccttatttcaatagttccactcaaaagacaaatcaaccaccccacacttcaacctTAGCAAACTTCATACCactttcaagtgctcacgagaggtaaatggttcaaatagatggtcaattcaaacaaaagggTAAGGCTTGTattgtggttaccaaagaaacatgaCTACATGCTCAACGGGTTAACTACAATACATAACCATCTAGTGGGTAACATATATACCTGACTCaaaaaagaaatgcctatatcacttccaagaccgAACAAATCtactatttctctttgcaaacacacggggaaagttctagacatcaattgTACGACAGAGAATACACAAAGCCTcgcacacacatggcacataactcactcaggatcagactcatcaagacactgTAACCAAATtaattaagcaaagttaagatcatacaatttaaggtacttatacgagagtcaaaaactgagcataagcgtcacaactaaagactAACTATTCTCAAGTCATAATAAAGTCAATAGATATTGCATTCATTTAAAATCACAGCACAAGATCTCCTACTCATAAAAACAAACTAATTACACGCGGTTCAAACAAAACTCTTGAAAAGAACCgcagcacaaagaaaaaccaagaggaaattattatactacctaaagaaaataatatgtatatatatatatatatttgcaagATATATTCCTTGGTAATAGTAAGAGATCTTGCCTTATGTAGACAACATCCTTTGATGCTCCATTGTATTGGAAGATGTCATTGATATTGTCAAAgtccatcaagtgagtgctagGGTCTTCAGGATCAATAGATGTagaatttatattattaattatataaatctcaaGTGTTGATCCTGAAGATCCTAATACTCACTTGATGGACTTCGACGATATCATGATAACCTTCTAATACAATGGAGTATCAAAGGAAGTTGTCTACTTAAGGGCATTTCCTTTTTCTCTGAAGGATGATGCGAAGAAATGGCTTCGCATCTTACCCGCAGGTTCTATAAGTACATAGAAAGATATGACCAAGAAttttcttgacaaatatttttAGGGTGCAAAACCAGGAAAGTTCATAGGAGAAATTCACAATTTATGTCAGAAGGAGATAGAAACGATTTTTGAAGCTTGGGAACGATTCAAGGAGATAGTCAGGA
This genomic interval carries:
- the LOC138903857 gene encoding uncharacterized protein; this translates as MSAYTKSLKEILTKKRKIEETSVVKLTKHCSAIFQNKLLQKKLEKEIGEIRSAPISLQLADETTLIPQGIVKVVLVRVDKFVLPLDFIVVNMEEKNEVPLILGRPFLTTGRAILDIHERKIMLRVGEETVILEMDVETGVKREKLAASVVWKVKGEKEKTAASEQDKCGVYTRKDKKKLSTWMCALVRAQVIKPNFDSNPD